GTCATCGCCGCGCTCGTAGGCGGCTTCGGGCTGAACACCAGCAAATTCATCATCGGCGGCATCAAAGACGTCGCGCCCGTGGCGGGGATGTTCATCTTCGCCATCCTGTACTTCGGCATCGTGACCGACGCCGGCATGCTGGACCCGATCATCGACCGCATCCTGCGCACCGTGGGCAGCCGTCCGCCGCGCATCGTGGTGGGTTCTGCCCTGCTGGCGCTGCTGATCCACCTGGACGGCTCGGGCGCGGTGGCGTTCCTCATCACCATTCCGGCCATGCTGCCGCTGTATGACCGCCTCGGCATGGACCGCCGCATCCTGGCGTGCGTGACGTCGATGGCGTGCGGCGTGAACTTCCTGCCGTGGACGGGGCCGATGATCCGCGCCTCGGCCTCGCTGCATATGCCGGTCACGGACATCTTCAACCCGCTGATCCCGGTGCAGATTGCCGGGCTCGTTTTCGTGTTCGCGTGCGCATGGCTGCTGGGCAAGCGTGAAGAGAAGCGCCTGGGCCTGGCCAACCACGCCGGCGGCACGCAGGTCGTCGCGCGCCCCGTGACGGATGCAGAGCAGGCGCTGCGCCGCCCGCGCAATTTCTGGATCAACCTCATCCTCACCGTCGTGGTGATGGGCGTGATGGTGAGCGGCAAGGTCGACCCGGTGGTGATGTTCATGCTGGGCGTGGTGGCCGCGCTGCTGATCAACTACCCGAACGTCGATCAGCAACGCCAGCGCGTGGACGCCCACGCCAAGGCCGCGCTGATGATGGCGAGCATCCTGCTGGCGGCAGGCGTGTTCACCGGCATCATGAGCAAGTCCGGCATGCTCACCGCAATGGCGAAGACGGCGGTCGAT
Above is a genomic segment from Ralstonia pickettii containing:
- a CDS encoding CitMHS family transporter, yielding MLALLGLLTIVALFVVILTKRMSPLVALIAIPVIAALVGGFGLNTSKFIIGGIKDVAPVAGMFIFAILYFGIVTDAGMLDPIIDRILRTVGSRPPRIVVGSALLALLIHLDGSGAVAFLITIPAMLPLYDRLGMDRRILACVTSMACGVNFLPWTGPMIRASASLHMPVTDIFNPLIPVQIAGLVFVFACAWLLGKREEKRLGLANHAGGTQVVARPVTDAEQALRRPRNFWINLILTVVVMGVMVSGKVDPVVMFMLGVVAALLINYPNVDQQRQRVDAHAKAALMMASILLAAGVFTGIMSKSGMLTAMAKTAVDFIPPGMAHHIPVVLGVLSMPLSLLFDPDSFYFGVLPVVAEASKMLGVAPVHVAQAAVLGQMTTGFPVSPLTPATFLVVGLCGIELADHQKFSIPFLFGASLLMTAVAVVLGVLPW